From the genome of Corallococcus macrosporus DSM 14697:
TCCGCGCGCACGGGCGCCGGCGCCATGCGCGGCGGCAGGCTCACGGGAGGCGGGGCTTCCACGCGTTCAGCGGGCGCGCGGGGCGGCGCGTCGGGCGCGGCGGCGTCCTCCGGCCACAGCCACCACAGCGCGAGCGCCGCCACTACCAGCGCGGCCGCTCCCCCACCCCAGGCGCGATGTCTCAAGGCCTCCCTCAATCCGTATCGCTGTTGGAATACAGCGTCAGGTAGATGGGCGCGTGGTCCGACAGGCGGGTGACGAAGTCCCGCGTGTTCGCGATGTAGTCGCGCCCCGCCGCGGAGAACTCCGTCACGTAGGCGGGCTGCATCCAGAAGTGGTCATAGGCATTCACGTACCCCCCACTGAGGTTGATGGTGGTGGCCACGTTCAGCTTGCATTCCACCTTCGGAGACAGCGCCACCAGGTTCGCCCACGACGCCGACGTGCACGCCATGTTGTGGTCCCCCACCAGGATGACGTCCTGGTCGGTGCTGCTGGCGTCCTGCACCGACTTGAACACCGCGCCGAACTGCTTCACCTCGGCGTCGCGGTCGGACAGGTTGCCCCAGACGGTGTGCCAGTTGATGAACGTGTAGTCCGCCCCCGTGGGCGTGTGACGCACGCGGACGATTTGCGGCTCGCGCTCGAACTTGTCCCCCGTGTCGGCATACACGCTGGATGACAGCAGTGACACGGTGTCCTCCCGGTACAACACCGCGTAGATTTCCTTGTACGACGAGCGCCCGATGAGCGGCGTCTGCGCGTAACGCCACCTCACGCCGGACACCGCGTTGAGCTCCGCCACGATGGCCGGAACCACGCTGGTGTTCATCACCTCCTGCAAGAACACCAGGTCACAGCCGTTGTTGGAGTTGCTGTTCGCGCCGTACTGCCGCCAGAGCTGCTCCGCATCCTCGCGATACGTCCGCTCCGCGGTCCACCCCTCGTGACGCAGGTTCCAGCTCACCACGCGCAGGTACGAGCCCGCCTGGGCCAGCGTGGGAACCGCCAGGACGACCAGCACCACCACGCGCAGCAAGAAGGACGGCAATCCCATGGAGTGACCTCGGCGTGAGAGGAGCGGCCCTGGAGAGCGGCCGCACGCGCGAATCCGGCGCGCGCAACGGTCCTAGTGGATGAGGTTCATGCCCGGCAACCCACTTTCCTGAAACGCGAGAAATAGAGGTCTTGCAGGACCCACACCCTGACGCTCGCGCCCGCCCACCCGGCGAACGCGCTCCTTCCACCCCACAAATGCAACTTGATTACATATGAATCAGGATGGCAGATTATCGCGGGCGTTCCTGGAATGGGGACCTGGCGGGGACGGCGGAGCTTTGTCCTGTCGCGAAGGAGGACGCGTCATCGTGAGCCGACTCATCTGGAGCATGGGATTCATGGGATTGGCGCTGGCCTGCGCCCTGGCGTCCTGGCTTCACCGGCCGGTGGAGCTTCCACCCCGGGCCGAGGAAGCCGCGCCGCCCGAGCCACACGTCCAGGCCCTGACGCCTCGGCCAATCCCTGTCACGCCCCGACCCTCCAAGCCGGCCCTCCAGGCGCAGCCGGAGGTCCGTCCCGGCGTGGCCCTCACCTCGGGACCCGACGCGGAGCGGCCCGCGCGCTCCCGGCGCACGCCTCCCGCCCAGCGCCTGCGATTGGTGACGGCCCTGCGCGGCACGTACACCGCGCCTGATGACCGCCGGGACGCGGTGCTGGCGGAGCTGACGGCCTCGGGCGAGAGCCACGCCCCCTGGACGGAGCAGGCCCGGGCCGCGCTGGCGCAGTGGCATGCCCAGGTGGAGGCCGACGTGCTGCCCGTCCAGGCCGAGCCACCGCGCTGCTTCGCGGCGGGCTGCGTCGCGCGCGTCACCTTCCCGGACGGCGACTCGTTCCAGGAGTCCTTCCGCCGCACCGCCGACCTCCAGCTCGGCGAGGGCACCACGCACATGCAGCTTCCGCCCGAGCGCCGGGCCTCGGGCGAGGTCGTCGCCGCGTGGCTCGTCCTGCGCCCCGCCACCCCGTGACGCCACACCCCTGTCACCCCGCAGTACCTCTCCAAGGAGCACCCAACCATGAAGCTGGAAATCCCCTTCAAGCAGTCCCTGCTCGCCGCCAGCGTGGCCGCCCTGCTCGCCGGCTGCGGCACCCCCGTCGAGGAGGAGGCCCCCGTCACGCCGGAGGCCGCCGCGCTGGAGAGCAGCGAGGAGGCCCTGTTCAACGCCCTCCCCGCCTGCGAGGAGCCCGAGGAGCTGGAGCACGTCGTGGAGCACGCCTGCTACCACGCCGAATACGGCCCCTTCGAGCCCGTCACCGCCGCCGCCCTGGGCACGCCCGTCCTGGTGGACGTCAGCCAG
Proteins encoded in this window:
- a CDS encoding deoxyribonuclease I, with product MGLPSFLLRVVVLVVLAVPTLAQAGSYLRVVSWNLRHEGWTAERTYREDAEQLWRQYGANSNSNNGCDLVFLQEVMNTSVVPAIVAELNAVSGVRWRYAQTPLIGRSSYKEIYAVLYREDTVSLLSSSVYADTGDKFEREPQIVRVRHTPTGADYTFINWHTVWGNLSDRDAEVKQFGAVFKSVQDASSTDQDVILVGDHNMACTSASWANLVALSPKVECKLNVATTINLSGGYVNAYDHFWMQPAYVTEFSAAGRDYIANTRDFVTRLSDHAPIYLTLYSNSDTD